Part of the Aquila chrysaetos chrysaetos chromosome 6, bAquChr1.4, whole genome shotgun sequence genome, ATTTGGACAGTGTGTAGCCACCCCCTACAAAAGCCATGAGGCCTTTGGTGTTAATTAGATTGACTACTCTTCCCTCAGCTTTTTTCAGAAGTGGCAGAAGCTTGAGTGTGATTTCAATCAATCCCAGCAGACTAACATCCAGCACTGAGTGGAAGTCTTCAATCCTCAGCCAGTCAGTGGGTGCTGTAGGTGCTGTTTCTTCAGTGTTGCTCACCAAGCCAAAAAGCCCTAAAAGGATTACAaacccatttatttcagtatgtGGCAATATCTTACCCTAGAGTTTCATATGTAGCATTAGGAACTAAGCACACAGTTTGCAAAAACTTCAGTGAGAGGAATTCAGTTGTCTGGGGTTTGCTTGTATGATCTACTCTGTACACCTGGCAAAATTTGCTGAAGGCCTCAGGCAATGACTCTAAAAGAGCAGGGGTAAAGTAttaaaggaaaactattttgGTTGGAGATATGGGCCACCGTACCGGGCTTTATTATCCAGAACTGCTCAAGTATGTGGGCTCCTGATACACACTTACATTCTTGTGAAAATCAAATAGTCTACATAAAAGTGGAGAGACTGACTTTTCTGGGTTGGGGTCTAAAGTTCTGAACCAGACATGCAGAATTAGtcaatgcttctgaaaatattacCTTAACCCTCTGTATTGATAATGCTGCTTTACTACCTTGTAAATTACTTGAGGAGCTTTAGATAAATAGTGACACTTCCAAGAGTTTGCTGAGGACAGCCTGCGCCTGAAGGGAGAGGCCGAAAGTCCAGCACTCAGCCTCTGTAAAGAGTTTCTCGGACTGAGGTGACAGCAGTGGTTACACTGACCAAGAACGTGCGGCTTTCCACAAGCTGGAAGCAGGGGCCTGCCAGAGGAGGTAAGTGCTAATAATTATGTCCTTGCCCTCAATCACTGCATTCAAGAATGGTCTGGAACACTCATGATGGGGCCAACAGTGTTTTACAAGCTTTGAGGAGAAAGTCCTACTGGTAGAAGGtatgtgttttgctgttttagcTAGTTAATTAATTAACAAGCCTATTGAATATTTGGTATAACTGTGTGTTACAGCTGGTAGTTGCAGTGCTGCAATCCCCTCTGGTGGCCCTTAACAACGTCTAGTCTGAGCTAACGGTGCTGAGAAAGAAACATGTATTGTCACAGTTGAATATATTTACCATGCAGATCTTTTTACCACCCTTTGCCAAAATCAACACTTAAGTCTTGTTTTTAACTCCACTCGTAGGTATCCAAGTGTCCTGGTGTCGGCtggatagaattaattttcttcctagtagctggtatagtgctgtgttttggattttggATGAGAATAACGTTGATAACCCACTGacattttagttgttgctgagcagtgcctACACTAAGTGAatgacttttcagcttctcatactgccctgccagcaagaaggctgggggagcacaagaagttgggaggggacacagccaggactgctgagccaaactggccaaaggggtattccataccatgtgatgtcatgcccagtatataaactggggggagttggctgggaggggcagattgctgctcgggaactgactgggcatcagtcagcgggtggtgagcaattgcattgtgcatcacttggtttgaatattcttttatcattattattattttacctttcttttttgtcctattaaactgtctttatctcagcccatgagttttacctttttttctgattctctcccccatcccactggggggggtgagcgagcggctgtgtggtgcttagttgctggctggggttaaaccgcgaCACCAAGGACAAACTCTTCCTCTTTTAGACAAGTGCTCAGTGGTGTATGATAGCAGTAGTGGCAGCTACCTATGTAACAACTCTGAGAAAACTGGCTGAAAGGGCAAGTGTTTAATTGTTGCAGTCAGTGCAATTGTTGTGTGCATTGCAAAAATCGGGCTTACTCAGCCACGCAAAAACACTTTTCTGCTTACTACAGGAGGGCTGAAGAAGCCCTGCACCAGCTGTTTTTAATTGGGTGGACTGGTTTTATTGTCAAGAAAGTTCCTTCTGGTACCAGTTAGCACCTTCCCCTGACTGAGATTCTTCAACTGCACCAAAAAGAGTCTGAAAAACACACCTGGGAATGATCTGGTTTTAATAGACACAGCAATTGGATTTTTAGGCACCCTGTTGGTGAAAGCAAGGGGAAGTCCAAAAGTATTGCTGGAGAGAGTCTCTTCCAACTGGGAAATGACAGAACTGAGGACTGAATGCGTTTCACCAGTAAGATGAAAAATGCCTCTGTGGAGAGTGGAGAGGCACCAGAACTTTTAGCTAGACCAGATTTGGTTgtattgaaacatttttctgggaAATTACCTTGCCACTTACCCTTGCCAGCTGTCTCTTCGGTCACGAACACCACAGCCCTGGCAATGCTGTTGGAGTCAGCTAAGTTCAGGTTCACTGTCTTCAGTGAGAGTGAGGAGCAGGACTGTAGCtctattcttcctttttctgtggcaCATGCAGCAATGACACAAAATCCCCTTTTGTCAAGCCATTTAGCCAGTGAGTTTCCAAGTCCAGTGTCACAGCTTGTTATGAAGACATGCTTTCCACTCAGGTTTCTCACTCTTTGACTGTCTCTGATGAGCCAGTAAATGACAAGACAAAGTATGGAAGCCAAAATTGCTATGTGCAGTGAGTCTGAAAGCGAGACCTACAAGCAAATAAGTTAATGATCTAGAAATGCAATGAAGCAAATGTGCTCAGCCAAGCCCCCAACTTCCTCAGACACAATTCCCGTAAGGggctttgtttcttctggttGCAGCCCTTCCAGCTCACTGTAAGGTAGGGGAGAGCAGGGGTAGAAGCTTTGGCACAATGTGATCGCGATCCATGAATAATACATGCCTTGGCAAAACCTTACCTATCTTCCTTTTCAAGAGATTTCCACTGTTTTCAAGCTTTGCTGTCCAATCTTTCTAGTCAGCCCTGTCCTTTCAGGATGTTTCAGGCTGAAAGGAATGACTGCATCAGTTCTCACAGTagcatctgggtttttttttttgtctggggACATTGGTGATTATTTGTGCTAATACTGGAGAGAAGAATTTCTCTGGGAAGAAGGATGACTCTCTTTGATCACCTGTATGATGCCACCCAGGCTGCTCTTCTAATCTGTAGCACAGAAGCAGAGTGACCCCAAGAACAACCAGAAAAGCCTAAACTGTAGTGGTGGGTCTGATGACTAATTTGTTATGTGACTCGTGTTCTGTGATGGTGAGTGCCCTTAGACAAGGTAGACTTTGGGGCAGTGCCTGAGtcttctgtctccttcctcATTGCCTGTTTAGCACTGATACACAGCACAGTAGAATACGTTATACAGGAAGTGTGTTTGTGTAAAGAAATGGGGAAATGCATGGAGATGTtgccctcaaaaaaaaaaagcactgaggGAACACAAGGTTTTCTAACTCTGGTGGGGAGGATACTGTTTGCTTATTCCAaaaatttttcataaatgtaGAATACAGTTGTTGCCATCTAAAGTCTTCATGACTGATTAGtgtttttctatttgtatttttgttttgtggaagcattaaaccaaaataattcattaaagaCAATATTTATGGGAAGGCTGGTAAGCATTTCCAGACATCctgataaaaagaaacttttttacaGGTGCTAAGCAGGCACCTAGGTTCTAGTTACCTACATATGTGTAGAGGTGCAGACATCTGGCCTTTAAAATGTGATTGTATTCAAAGAATAAagtgatactttaaaaaaaaagaatttgtgattatttttacaTCCCGAAAGTACTCAGAGAGGAAGAGGTCTTTCTTCTCTAACTCATAGCTGTCTGAAGTTAAGCATTCATTTAGCTGATTTTTGTGTAACATCCTTGCTACCTTAAGACATGAATATTAAAGGAAGCCCAATGTATTAGGCCTGGTTGCTAGAGCCTGTCTGGTATTCTTGTTCCTACTGAGTTCATGGAGTGATTTGGATTTATTCTGATTCTAAATTTTGCTGCCACTTCACCAAGTAGGAATGGAAGGAATCTCAGAATCTGATAGTGAATGAATGTTGGACTctcattaaataattaaatcagTCACATAGCTGATAAATGATAACGAGTGACAACATTCATTGCCCCTTAATGATCCTATTTTACATAGTTGGGTGTCTCAGTAGTCATCAACATGGACTTCTGAGCTACTGATTAACACTCTCTGATTTTAAGCAAATATATAGAGATAAGAGTTTGCTTCTCCTTCCACTGCAATCTACAGGGAGGCTCCCACTGAATTTCTGGGGTGTTAGATTGGTCCCTGGGCTGCACTGGTTATTTTAGCAGCCCATCTCACTGTTGTTTTGAGGCTGATGTAATTGGCCCTCTAGTTTGGGTACTTCACTTAAATACCtggctttttttgctgtaaatgTCCCCGTTAAGTCTCACAAGGATTGCAGTGTTCCTGAATGTGTGCACTTTGGAATCATCTTTGTGATGTTTCACTGAACTggtgacatttattttctgagagGGCTCACCGAGTGTGCCCTGTGACAAAGTGCCACTACAACTGTGTGAAAGAGCTCAGGCTAATTGAGATTTCTGTGCTGTAAAATAAAGTCTGAAAACAGGATGTTGCAGCAGCCCATCATAGATACCCCCAGTCTATTTGCAATGATGTGCCAGGCAATGACATTTCCTTTGATTGCTGATTTAGAATTTGGAGCTGAGCTAGACACAAAGAGAGACAGGAGTTGCTACCAGCAGGCTCTTGTAACCCCCTGCCAATAAATCTCAGCAAGTTACTCATCAAGCTAGTGCTGTGATATATAATTTTAGGACTCAATTAACCTTTTTCccaattcaaaattaaatgaaataattagaGATTTGGGGAAAAGATTAACCTAATTGGAAACAGGAGCTGTAAATCacaccttccttccttccttggcTGTGCTGTAGGAAGGAAACAGTGGACAGTCAGCTTGCACTACtggaaagcaaattaaatttgaaaCTGGGCTCTGTGGAGAAGTCCTGGAGTGTCTGGCCAGCATGCCTACTTGGCTCCTGTAAGAGAAACACCTGGGACAGCTCTGGTTAGCGTTAGTCCCTGTGTTTAGGTAGCAATAATCGGCACAGACGCGCTGTAAGACAAGGGGCTCTAGGGGCGACAGCTGACACGGCAGCACTCTCTGTGGAGCCTCggctgctcctctctcccctgtcAGCCCTGGGCCAGTGTTCCTAAGGCTGTAATCCCTAACCACCTAGTTCTCCGCGAGTACCAGTGCTCCTTCTCTGATAGCAGATGGACATTCGGTGCTGAGCACCATGGTGGGTTTTGCTCTGCTGGAGTCTTCTGGCAGTATTTATTCTGCTAGGTGGTGTCATTGCTGCTGGAAGGAGTCTGGGGTCAGAATCAAAGGAAATAGTCTCAGTTAaagttttcttccaagaaaattGTCTAGTTCTGTAAATGTACAATGAtgttatgcaaaatatttcttgtttgatAATTGTGGAGCACTAAAAAAGCCACTTGTCTTCCAGGGGCATATTGATTTTGAAATAGCTGCCTGGAGTGGCAAAGAGTGTGTTTCCAGAGAAAATGTCAGCATGATATTTCAAGAGTATTGATATATCTTCATAAATATTGAATTCTGATTACTAATGTAGCCAGTAAATAGCTGAAGGCAAATTCTACTTTCCATTAAAACTTTGATATTTGCCTGGCAAATTGAGAACTCTTGGGATAGAGCCTGGCTTCTTATGCCTAGGCAAgtgccattttaaaagcaatcgattttagagaaaagcagcaattctACACCGAGAGCCCTTTAAGATCCTTAGACaactgcaaaatacagcatCCCCCTGCTTCCCTGCACTAAAGGGACCAGAAGCACATATTGAAGGGAGGTGTTATTGTTTTACTCGCAGAGCAAGTTTGCTTTGGTAGTTGTGCCAAAGAACCTCAGGTTGCGGTGAAGTTTGGGGTCTGGGTGTGCTTTGGATTCCTTCGTCTGCCAATGCGCTGGCAGTGCAAACCTCCAAAAGTCAGTGCTCTGCAGTGTGTTAGAGTGACCTGCCAGGCATGCTGAGGAAGAACTGCCAAGGGGAAATTTACGGACTGGGGTTCTTCAGAAACAGCACTCATGTAGCACTCAGTAGAAGGTTTAGATATATCAGACAATGCTCTGACAGATCACCCAACAGCTCTCCAGACTCTAGGAAGTACAAACTTTAATAATTGGTCATCCTGCCAGACCTACAACCCCCCTGGTCTTCAGTTAACAGATTGAACAAATATGCAGGCACAAACACATCACATCTACCACTCTTACGTGAGCTATTCCTGCACATGCGGGGCTTTGCACTTTTATTTCGTGGAAAAGGAGTGCTTTTTCATATGCTGtgtaaaaatgtcagtgtgatAATTCAGTTTGGTGGTCAACAGGTAACTTAAGATCTTCATTAATATGTCAccttaaaagaaatacatctcCAAAGCCTCCCACTCAGCATTTTGCAGGACATGAATGTACTCTGGTACAATGGGGGCTGATTTCTTTCTCAGCATGATTGTATCTTTCCTTTCATAGCTTGCACTTCAGATTTTTACCACAACATCGGTAAAAGACCCAGGAAAATAAACCCCTGTAAACTCTTAAGCAACTGACCCAGTAATTGAAAATAAAGGAGTAGAGAAAGATTCCAGATGTTGGGAAGAACATTTCTGAGTTAGCAGTTTATTCAGACCCTGTAGGTGCTTAGATAAGCAGCAATTGTTAAAATTACTCTTGAAAGGAAGGAACTGCACGTTCTCTCGTCTGTGCACTCAAAACCAAGTGCTTAATTTGTTCTCTTAGCTATTCTGCAAATGCATATAATGGGTACTGCTCACTATAACGATAGACACgagttctggtttttttgtgccATTACTCACATTCTGGGGAGACATCTGCAAGCTCAGTCTATACCTCCAGGTGCTCACGAGTTGCTTTCACCAGTTATTTCCAGTGTCAGAACATAGAAGCAGCCCATCAAACTCATAAGCTTGTGCACCAAGAACTGCATGGTGATAATTTCCAAAAATATCTCGCTGTAAATTTTGTGCCTGGTGGTGCTTTCTGATCGCTATACATCAGCTGACAAGCGTggcccctctccctgctgttGATAATGACTTGTGCTGTGATGCTTCTACCTTAGGGACTTACTTGATATTAATCTTCTGTATATGCCCCATGCCTGTCTATCCTACCTACGTTGTATAAACATTGCTGGCTATATATAGTTACCTACAGAGCCTTCGGGACTGTCAAGACTCATTAGGGAGAACTAATCTACTCAGCCAGGAGAGACTGATCTGTGCTTTGTCTTGAAACCAGCAGGAGTCTTTCCATTGATTTAACAGAGCTTGGTTCAGACCTCCACCTTTTCTCCTGCATGTGAGCAAGTTATTATTGATATGACTTAATCTAAGATACATCCTTGTGTGCAAAAACTTTCAgggatgaaattattttttctaggCTAGGGGCAGCTTTTTGATCCTAGAAACAAATCAATTGCCTGAGTAACTAAGCaatgattttcaaataaaagctcAAATTCTACAAACTGTGCAAACAAAGCTCTACGGTTTGCATGGAAAAGACTCTACTATATGACTGCTAGGCTGCTTGTTTGCTCCCTGGCCCAGAGTCTGCTAGGCACCTCTGATCCAGCTCTGAGTGCTACTGCTTAAACATGTAAGCAGAACTCCCTTTCCCTACTCTTCACGCCTCCCCATTTACAGCGCTATGTGGTGCCGGATGCTGCAGGAAGCGAGGAGGCTTGGGCAAAGACCGTTCTCAACAGCCGAATGAATGAATAAACTTTTTATGAAAATTGATTTGAAACTAACTGaatgagaaggaaattaaaactgGGGAAACCAAGCAAAGTGGTAGCATGGAGCTGGAAGTGATCTGGTCCTGTTCAGTTGAGCGGACCATGGCAATGGCAGCCCGTCCCAGACTGGCCGGTGACACCTGtccagctgctccctgccaggggctgcagagTTGTTAGTTCATCCTCTCCTTGGGGGGGCAGCTCTTCCCCCTCCAGTTTCTCTCCCTGCTCATTTTGGCTCGGGCCTGGAAATTCTTGCTTCTTTTGCCACTCTGAGTGCCACACCACCCCGAGCTGCGGTGTTGGTTGTTACTGCGCTTTCAGCACTCTCAGGGCACTCAGGAGATGTGTGCAGCTTGCTGGAGACTTGGGGATTCAATAGGTGGCTGGCAGAGATTTCCTCACCAGCACAAGCCTGGCAGATGTGCCCACTGGGTCTGCCTAGTCCTGTCTGGCCTGATTCAAGTAACAGGCTCTGCAACGTGGTTGAAATGACCACAAAACAGCACTCCACCAGCATGCAAAGCCTGTTGCAGGGGAACATTCTCCAGCAGTGTCAGGCCAGGAGTCCTGCTATTGTAGGTAGCAATCCTTTGCCACACAAACGTAcgagaaaaaaacataaaaatagtttctctA contains:
- the LOC115343117 gene encoding retinol dehydrogenase 7-like, with amino-acid sequence MSPQNVSLSDSLHIAILASILCLVIYWLIRDSQRVRNLSGKHVFITSCDTGLGNSLAKWLDKRGFCVIAACATEKGRIELQSCSSLSLKTVNLNLADSNSIARAVVFVTEETAGKGLFGLVSNTEETAPTAPTDWLRIEDFHSVLDVSLLGLIEITLKLLPLLKKAEGRVVNLINTKGLMAFVGGGYTLSKWGMEAFSDALRIEMQHFGVKVSIVEHGFFKAGVVNSDVIEKYLLRLWNRLTPEIRDSYGEKYFVEYIKAQRSSVKRLCDSDISKVIKCMEHALIAKYPRTRYRAGWDAKFFWLFLSYAPSCLSDMLLRMMFPAPAASGRSVPGVLINI